Proteins encoded within one genomic window of Cytophagales bacterium:
- the paaZ gene encoding phenylacetic acid degradation bifunctional protein PaaZ, translating into MRKIQHYIANQWVEGAGDGAILHHAITGKPVAAHTIEGIDFKMAYDHARNVGNPALRKMTFHDRGLMLKKLATYLIKKKEIFYESSKATGATRADSWIDIEGGIGNLFSNASLRRQFPNAPYHVDGDTIGLSKEGTFIGHHIMVPKEGVAVHINAFNFPIWGMLEKAAVNWLAGVPCIVKPAEQTCYLTEVMVKEIINSGILPEGALQLVAGYGNGILDHVDSQDVVTFTGSFETGKKLKTLDPIIENAVPFNLEADSLNCAVLGEDAVPGTPEFDLFIKEVRKEITVKCGQKCTAVRRIIVPEKLVEDVQIALGKALQKTTIGDPDVKGVRMGALAGREQLEEVTRRVAELAKTSEMVYGGQDAGEAMGAEWDKGAFMSPVVFLDQNPFKNEATHSIEAFGPVSTIVPYKNMDEAIELSKKGKGSLCTSITTADDKLATEYVVGAASHHGRVLVLNRDCAKENTGHGSPLPLLVHGGPGRAGGGEEMGGKRGVLHYLQRTAIQGSPTTLTAITGVYQPNARYTEAEHHPFKYHWEDIQPGMSLKTHRRTLTDSDIINFANLTWDHFYAHVDTTSLDGSIFEKRTAHGYFILSAAAGLFVYPNKGPVAANYGLEECRFIRPLYHNDTIYVRLTCKQKMERDVNSAEHPSGIVKWFVEVFDTEDELVAVATILTMVQKKQTTFVEMTEAKIHECLNKLTADTQPVWGSMTSQHMLEHMEFSYRTMSGEIQDFEVDTPERVLEKVHASLYNYRKMPKNHMFPLAEKSDIGNTKHATFEDAKAKFLEARQSYLDHFKENPEGQTKQAVFGWLNKYENYLLERKHLNHHFEQFNLL; encoded by the coding sequence ATGAGAAAGATACAGCACTATATCGCGAACCAGTGGGTAGAAGGAGCAGGAGATGGAGCGATTTTGCATCATGCCATCACTGGAAAGCCGGTGGCAGCCCACACCATAGAGGGAATAGATTTCAAGATGGCCTATGATCATGCCCGAAATGTAGGGAATCCCGCGCTGAGGAAGATGACCTTTCATGATCGAGGTTTGATGCTGAAGAAGCTTGCGACGTACTTGATCAAGAAAAAAGAAATTTTCTATGAATCCAGTAAAGCCACCGGAGCAACTCGTGCCGATAGCTGGATTGATATCGAAGGCGGTATCGGAAACTTATTTTCGAATGCCAGCCTTAGAAGACAATTTCCAAATGCGCCCTATCATGTAGATGGTGATACCATTGGACTTTCCAAGGAAGGAACTTTTATCGGACATCATATCATGGTGCCTAAAGAAGGGGTAGCTGTCCATATCAATGCTTTCAATTTCCCTATCTGGGGAATGTTGGAGAAGGCAGCCGTTAACTGGTTGGCAGGAGTCCCATGTATTGTAAAACCAGCTGAACAGACCTGTTACCTAACTGAAGTGATGGTGAAAGAAATCATCAATTCTGGCATCTTACCTGAAGGTGCTTTACAATTGGTCGCTGGCTATGGAAATGGCATTCTGGATCATGTCGATTCTCAGGATGTGGTCACATTTACGGGTTCGTTTGAGACGGGGAAGAAACTAAAGACATTGGATCCGATCATTGAAAATGCAGTTCCATTCAATCTGGAGGCGGATTCCCTGAATTGCGCCGTATTGGGTGAAGATGCTGTCCCAGGCACCCCTGAGTTTGATTTGTTCATTAAGGAAGTCCGTAAGGAGATTACAGTGAAGTGCGGTCAGAAATGTACGGCCGTAAGAAGAATCATTGTTCCGGAGAAGTTAGTTGAAGATGTACAAATTGCATTGGGTAAAGCTTTGCAAAAAACAACCATTGGTGATCCTGATGTAAAGGGTGTAAGAATGGGTGCCCTGGCTGGCAGAGAGCAATTGGAAGAAGTAACCAGGCGAGTGGCTGAATTGGCCAAGACCTCTGAAATGGTGTATGGCGGACAGGATGCCGGAGAAGCCATGGGGGCTGAATGGGACAAGGGAGCTTTCATGTCTCCGGTTGTATTTCTGGATCAGAATCCATTCAAGAATGAAGCGACCCACAGCATTGAGGCTTTTGGTCCGGTGAGTACCATCGTGCCCTACAAAAATATGGATGAGGCCATCGAATTGTCCAAAAAAGGGAAAGGCTCGTTGTGCACATCCATCACCACTGCTGACGACAAATTGGCAACGGAATATGTGGTAGGTGCTGCTTCGCATCATGGCCGGGTGCTGGTACTCAACAGGGATTGTGCAAAGGAGAATACGGGTCACGGATCACCATTACCATTGTTGGTTCACGGAGGTCCCGGGCGTGCCGGTGGCGGAGAAGAAATGGGTGGTAAGCGAGGCGTTTTACACTACCTGCAACGAACAGCGATCCAGGGTTCGCCGACCACACTTACTGCTATTACCGGCGTGTACCAGCCCAATGCCAGGTATACTGAGGCCGAACATCACCCTTTCAAATACCATTGGGAAGACATTCAACCCGGGATGTCGCTAAAAACCCACCGTAGAACCTTAACAGATTCGGATATCATCAATTTTGCGAATCTGACCTGGGATCATTTCTATGCCCACGTGGATACAACCTCTTTGGATGGAAGCATCTTCGAGAAACGTACGGCGCACGGATACTTTATCCTTTCTGCAGCGGCAGGATTGTTCGTTTACCCAAACAAAGGCCCAGTTGCAGCGAATTACGGACTGGAAGAATGTCGATTTATCCGACCGCTTTATCACAACGATACGATCTACGTTCGCTTGACTTGCAAGCAAAAGATGGAGAGGGATGTAAACTCTGCCGAACATCCTAGTGGTATCGTGAAGTGGTTTGTAGAAGTATTTGATACGGAAGACGAGCTGGTGGCAGTAGCTACGATTCTTACGATGGTCCAGAAAAAGCAGACCACTTTCGTGGAAATGACGGAAGCCAAAATCCATGAGTGTCTGAATAAACTTACAGCGGACACCCAACCAGTCTGGGGTAGCATGACGTCACAGCATATGCTGGAACACATGGAATTTTCTTATCGAACCATGTCTGGTGAAATTCAGGATTTTGAAGTGGATACGCCTGAGCGAGTACTGGAGAAAGTACACGCTTCGTTATACAACTATCGAAAGATGCCGAAAAATCACATGTTTCCTTTGGCAGAAAAGTCCGATATAGGGAATACGAAACATGCCACTTTTGAAGACGCCAAAGCCAAGTTTTTAGAGGCACGTCAATCCTATTTAGACCACTTTAAGGAAAATCCAGAAGGGCAAACCAAGCAAGCGGTATTCGGCTGGCTCAATAAGTATGAAAATTACTTATTGGAGCGTAAACATTTGAATCACCATTTCGAACAATTCAACCTTTTATAA
- a CDS encoding hotdog fold thioesterase produces the protein MVESKAAHIAQQMMAGDAFSQWLGIEIVEVREGYAQMKMTVRDEMLNGHGVMHGGISFSLADSAFAFASNSHGQKAVSIETSINHTKAVFSGDELIATAEKESLSKSVGFYLVRVKRGEELVGLFKGVVYRRSETWE, from the coding sequence ATGGTTGAGTCGAAAGCAGCACATATCGCCCAACAAATGATGGCAGGAGATGCCTTTAGTCAATGGCTGGGCATTGAAATTGTTGAAGTTCGTGAAGGTTATGCCCAAATGAAAATGACAGTCCGTGATGAAATGTTGAATGGCCATGGTGTGATGCATGGTGGTATTTCATTTTCTTTGGCTGATAGTGCGTTTGCATTTGCTAGTAACTCTCATGGACAGAAAGCGGTTTCCATAGAAACGTCCATCAATCATACCAAAGCAGTTTTTTCAGGAGATGAACTGATTGCCACTGCAGAGAAAGAAAGCTTATCGAAGAGCGTAGGTTTTTACCTGGTCCGTGTGAAACGAGGAGAGGAGTTGGTCGGACTTTTTAAAGGCGTTGTGTATCGCAGAAGCGAGACATGGGAGTAG
- a CDS encoding 3-hydroxyacyl-CoA dehydrogenase NAD-binding domain-containing protein, whose amino-acid sequence MSKLGVIGSGTMGAGIAQVAATAGWEVVLLDQQQEALDKAKTKLVNVMARLVEKGKLDQNTADSIQGRITYSTTIDSFENSDLIIEAIVENLEIKQKVFSQVEEVVRPETLIASNTSSLSLASIGSSLKDPSRFIGIHFFNPAPLMPLVEIIPAVQTSSETVNQAKNWIDSWKKLTVLAKDTPGFIVNRVARPFYGESLRIYEEGVADFATIDWSMKELGGFRMGPFELMDFIGNDINYTVTETVFQSFFYDPRYKPSFTQKRMSEAGFLGRKSGRGYYDYSEGADKLTPNEDAKVGQQLLDRVLVMLINEAADALFLNIASREDIDLAMTKGVNYPKGLLAWADEKGIDWVVNGLDQLYEEYREDRYRCSPLLRRMLKNDQAFYG is encoded by the coding sequence ATGAGCAAGCTAGGCGTCATAGGTTCAGGAACCATGGGTGCAGGTATTGCGCAAGTGGCAGCTACTGCAGGTTGGGAAGTAGTCTTGCTCGATCAGCAGCAGGAAGCATTAGATAAAGCCAAAACCAAATTGGTTAATGTCATGGCTCGGTTGGTAGAGAAAGGCAAACTCGACCAAAATACAGCTGATAGTATTCAAGGCAGAATAACTTATTCTACGACGATTGACAGTTTTGAAAATAGCGATCTGATCATCGAGGCAATTGTTGAGAACCTCGAGATCAAACAAAAAGTCTTTTCCCAGGTAGAGGAGGTGGTAAGGCCAGAGACCCTTATCGCCTCTAATACTTCTTCACTGTCGTTGGCTTCTATTGGCTCGTCATTGAAAGACCCTTCAAGGTTCATAGGGATCCACTTTTTCAATCCAGCGCCATTGATGCCATTAGTGGAGATTATTCCGGCAGTTCAGACGTCCAGTGAGACGGTGAATCAAGCCAAAAACTGGATCGATTCGTGGAAGAAGCTTACGGTCCTTGCCAAGGATACTCCTGGATTCATCGTGAACAGAGTCGCCCGGCCTTTTTATGGCGAGTCTTTAAGAATCTACGAAGAAGGAGTTGCCGATTTCGCAACCATAGACTGGTCCATGAAAGAGTTGGGTGGCTTTCGCATGGGGCCTTTCGAATTGATGGACTTTATCGGGAATGACATCAATTATACGGTTACTGAAACGGTGTTCCAGTCTTTCTTTTACGATCCAAGGTACAAACCTTCCTTTACGCAAAAGCGAATGTCGGAAGCAGGCTTTTTAGGAAGAAAATCAGGTCGTGGCTATTATGATTATTCGGAAGGAGCTGATAAGCTTACACCTAATGAAGATGCCAAGGTCGGTCAGCAATTACTGGACCGTGTTTTGGTGATGCTAATCAATGAGGCCGCAGACGCTCTTTTCCTCAACATTGCTTCCCGAGAAGACATTGATCTGGCCATGACCAAAGGAGTCAATTATCCAAAAGGATTGTTGGCCTGGGCCGATGAAAAAGGAATTGATTGGGTTGTCAACGGACTGGATCAACTTTACGAAGAGTATCGAGAAGACCGTTATCGATGCAGTCCTTTACTTCGTCGCATGCTAAAAAATGATCAGGCCTTTTATGGTTGA
- a CDS encoding enoyl-CoA hydratase-related protein, with amino-acid sequence MKILTEQQENLRIIKLNRPDVFNSLDREMSHDLIKALKDAQENDSVRAVMLTAHGKAFCAGQDLQEVISDEFIGIERTVAEHYNEIVNGIRNLTKPVVAAVNGVAAGAGANIAFVCDVVVAHEAATFMQAFSKIGLIPDSGGTFTLPRLIGWQKASALMMLGDKVSAEEAERMGMIYKVLSADEFEAESLKIATKLSNMPTKGLAYTKHLLSQSFSNDFDQQLEQEKVFQAKSASTEDYQEGINAFLEKRKPNFTGK; translated from the coding sequence ATGAAAATTCTAACCGAGCAACAAGAAAACCTGAGGATTATCAAACTGAATCGGCCAGATGTATTCAATAGCCTGGACCGGGAAATGTCCCATGACTTGATCAAGGCACTCAAGGATGCGCAGGAAAATGATAGTGTTCGTGCGGTAATGTTAACCGCCCATGGTAAGGCATTTTGTGCGGGTCAGGATTTGCAGGAGGTGATATCTGATGAATTCATCGGTATTGAAAGAACCGTAGCAGAACACTATAATGAAATTGTCAACGGCATCCGTAATTTGACCAAGCCGGTAGTAGCAGCAGTAAATGGAGTTGCTGCAGGAGCTGGAGCGAACATTGCTTTCGTTTGTGATGTAGTCGTAGCTCATGAAGCAGCTACCTTCATGCAGGCTTTCAGTAAGATTGGTTTGATCCCGGACAGTGGAGGAACCTTCACCTTGCCACGATTGATTGGCTGGCAAAAGGCATCTGCATTGATGATGTTAGGAGATAAGGTTTCTGCTGAAGAAGCCGAGCGAATGGGCATGATATACAAAGTATTGTCCGCAGATGAGTTCGAGGCTGAGTCTTTGAAAATTGCCACTAAACTTTCCAACATGCCCACTAAAGGACTGGCGTACACCAAACACCTGTTAAGTCAATCTTTTTCCAACGATTTTGATCAGCAATTAGAACAAGAGAAGGTTTTTCAGGCGAAATCCGCCTCCACGGAAGACTATCAAGAAGGGATCAATGCCTTTTTAGAAAAAAGAAAACCCAATTTCACCGGTAAATGA
- the paaD gene encoding 1,2-phenylacetyl-CoA epoxidase subunit PaaD, which yields MIEAAQITDILQNVTDPEIPVVSIADLGILREVKTDGGKLEIVITPTYTGCPAMLEIEKDINNTLKTAGIQDFKITTVLSPAWSTDFMTEVGKQKLKEYGIAPPNPTDESDIECPNCGSRNTEMISQFGSTACKSLFKCHDCLEPFDYFKCH from the coding sequence ATGATAGAAGCGGCCCAAATCACCGATATCCTTCAGAACGTTACTGATCCTGAGATTCCAGTAGTTTCCATTGCGGACCTGGGAATTTTGAGAGAAGTCAAGACAGATGGTGGTAAGTTGGAAATTGTGATCACCCCAACGTATACCGGTTGTCCTGCGATGTTGGAGATAGAAAAAGACATCAACAACACATTAAAAACTGCTGGAATTCAGGACTTTAAAATCACGACCGTACTTTCCCCGGCCTGGAGTACAGACTTCATGACCGAAGTTGGAAAACAGAAGTTGAAGGAATACGGCATCGCCCCGCCAAATCCTACTGATGAAAGTGACATTGAATGCCCCAACTGTGGTTCCCGCAACACTGAGATGATTAGTCAATTCGGATCAACGGCCTGTAAGTCGTTATTCAAGTGCCACGATTGCCTCGAACCTTTTGATTATTTCAAATGCCATTAA
- the paaC gene encoding 1,2-phenylacetyl-CoA epoxidase subunit PaaC, which translates to MNDSTKYEYVLQQADNSLILGQRLAEWCGHGPVLEQDIAMTNISLDLIGQARLLYQYAAELQGEGKSEDDLAYLRDAWDFKNVLLVEQPNGDFAHTILRQFFYDTYSSLFYEALMQSSDERLASIAAKSHKESLYHVKWSGDWVLRLGDGTEESHQRMQDALNNLWNYKDEIVTIAEVDQKAHEEWWGIDLNGIRQQRDEMITAILTEATLEIPAGTYSYAGGKEGRHSEHLGYILADLQFLQRAYPGLEW; encoded by the coding sequence ATGAATGATTCAACCAAATACGAATACGTACTGCAACAGGCTGACAACAGCTTAATTCTGGGTCAACGGCTAGCTGAATGGTGTGGTCACGGACCTGTGCTGGAGCAGGACATAGCCATGACCAATATCTCGCTCGATTTGATTGGTCAGGCGAGGTTGTTGTATCAATATGCGGCGGAATTGCAAGGAGAAGGAAAGTCTGAAGATGATTTGGCTTATTTACGCGATGCCTGGGATTTTAAAAATGTCCTTTTGGTAGAGCAACCTAATGGCGATTTTGCCCACACGATCTTACGACAATTCTTTTACGATACGTATAGTAGCCTTTTCTATGAGGCACTGATGCAAAGCAGTGACGAAAGACTGGCTTCCATTGCTGCCAAATCCCACAAAGAATCCCTTTACCACGTGAAGTGGAGCGGAGACTGGGTATTGAGGTTGGGAGACGGAACTGAAGAGAGCCATCAACGGATGCAAGATGCATTAAATAACCTTTGGAACTACAAAGACGAAATCGTCACCATAGCTGAGGTTGATCAAAAAGCGCACGAAGAATGGTGGGGCATTGATCTTAATGGCATCCGCCAGCAACGTGATGAAATGATCACGGCTATTCTTACAGAGGCTACTTTGGAAATTCCTGCAGGAACTTATAGCTATGCTGGAGGCAAAGAAGGAAGACATAGCGAGCATCTGGGATATATTTTGGCGGACTTGCAATTCCTTCAGAGAGCTTACCCAGGATTAGAGTGGTAA
- the paaB gene encoding 1,2-phenylacetyl-CoA epoxidase subunit PaaB, translating to MSSNWPLWEIFIRSKAGLNHKHVGSLHAADAEMAVQNARDVYTRRNEGVSIWVVESKHIVASDPDDSDPMYEPAKDKVYRHPTFYELPDEVKHM from the coding sequence ATGAGTAGTAACTGGCCCTTATGGGAAATTTTCATTCGTAGCAAAGCCGGCTTGAACCACAAGCACGTTGGAAGCTTGCATGCCGCAGACGCGGAAATGGCCGTTCAGAATGCCAGAGACGTGTATACCCGAAGAAATGAAGGTGTTAGTATTTGGGTGGTAGAATCGAAGCACATTGTGGCTTCAGATCCTGATGACTCAGATCCGATGTACGAACCTGCAAAGGATAAGGTGTATAGGCATCCTACGTTTTATGAATTGCCGGACGAAGTAAAGCACATGTGA
- the paaA gene encoding 1,2-phenylacetyl-CoA epoxidase subunit PaaA: MSREELEKHFNDKIDQDVRIEPKDWMPDNYRKTLIRQISQHAHSEIVGMLPEANWITRAPSLRRKAAALAKVQDEAGHGLYLYSACETLGVERDDLLNDLHSGKAKYSSIFNYPTLTWADMGAIGWLVDGAAIMNQVPLCRASYGPYARAMIRVCKEESFHQRQGFEIMLTLCKGSEAQKKMAQDALNRWWWPALMMFGPTDSESTHTEQSMRWGIKRFTNDELRQKFVDVTKPQADLLGISIPDKDLKWNEERGHYDFGAINWEEFFQVIKGNGPCNKQRIDARRNAWEEGEWVREAAKAHAEKKHYKKSTAA; encoded by the coding sequence ATGAGTAGAGAGGAATTAGAAAAGCATTTTAATGACAAGATTGATCAGGATGTTCGGATCGAACCGAAAGACTGGATGCCTGACAATTACCGAAAGACCTTGATCCGACAGATCTCTCAGCATGCACATTCTGAGATTGTTGGTATGCTACCAGAAGCCAATTGGATCACAAGAGCACCATCCTTGCGACGAAAAGCTGCAGCTCTGGCCAAAGTACAAGACGAAGCGGGTCATGGTCTCTATCTCTACAGCGCCTGTGAAACTTTGGGTGTGGAACGAGATGATCTGTTGAATGATCTGCATTCAGGAAAAGCCAAATATTCAAGTATTTTCAATTATCCCACCTTGACCTGGGCGGATATGGGAGCAATCGGTTGGTTGGTTGATGGTGCTGCGATCATGAACCAGGTGCCTTTGTGCCGAGCATCTTATGGTCCATACGCGAGAGCCATGATCAGGGTATGCAAGGAGGAGTCCTTTCACCAGCGACAGGGATTCGAGATCATGTTGACCCTATGCAAAGGCTCTGAAGCACAGAAGAAAATGGCACAGGATGCGTTGAATCGATGGTGGTGGCCTGCCTTGATGATGTTTGGTCCGACAGATAGTGAGTCTACCCACACGGAGCAGTCCATGCGATGGGGAATCAAGCGTTTCACCAATGATGAGCTTCGTCAGAAGTTCGTGGATGTTACCAAGCCACAAGCGGACCTGCTAGGTATTTCTATTCCTGATAAAGATCTGAAGTGGAATGAAGAGCGCGGCCACTATGATTTTGGAGCCATCAACTGGGAGGAGTTTTTCCAGGTGATTAAGGGTAATGGCCCTTGCAATAAACAAAGAATTGATGCCCGAAGAAATGCCTGGGAAGAGGGCGAGTGGGTTCGTGAGGCCGCAAAGGCACACGCAGAAAAGAAACATTATAAGAAATCGACAGCAGCATGA
- the paaE gene encoding 1,2-phenylacetyl-CoA epoxidase subunit PaaE, whose translation MKFHSLRVSNLERPTEEAVAVSFEVPQALKEEFRFLQGQHLTLRKEIEGEDVRRSYSICSCPLDDELTVAIKRVEGGKFSNFANDHLKVGDELEILPPAGKFNTPLDAKQQKDYVAFAGGSGITPIISIIETTLRTEPNSKFQLFYANRRTSSIIFHERLEALKNKYMGRFSLYHVLSEERIDPELYHGRIDAEKLTAFAKLFFQPDQVDDFFTCGPEPMMLNIRDTLQAFGVPSNKIHLELFTSPLGKLGNETKSAAPAKKAKSDLTIVLDGHSHEIAYDSNESILDVAYQNGLDLPFACKGGVCSTCVCKVESGEVDMKVNYALEPDELERGLVLSCQSVPVTDKVKLTFDV comes from the coding sequence ATGAAATTTCATTCGCTTCGTGTGTCCAATTTGGAGCGCCCAACAGAGGAAGCAGTCGCTGTGTCTTTTGAAGTTCCACAGGCATTAAAAGAGGAGTTTCGTTTTCTTCAGGGTCAACATTTGACCTTAAGGAAGGAAATTGAAGGCGAGGATGTTAGGCGGTCTTATTCCATCTGTTCTTGCCCGTTAGATGATGAATTGACGGTGGCGATCAAGCGCGTAGAAGGAGGTAAGTTTTCCAACTTCGCTAACGATCATTTGAAAGTAGGGGATGAACTAGAGATTTTACCGCCAGCAGGAAAATTCAATACGCCCCTTGATGCTAAGCAACAGAAAGATTACGTAGCCTTTGCTGGCGGAAGTGGAATCACGCCGATCATTTCGATCATTGAAACGACCCTTCGAACGGAGCCTAACAGCAAGTTTCAACTATTCTACGCTAACCGTAGAACCAGTTCTATTATTTTTCACGAGCGCCTGGAAGCACTAAAAAATAAATACATGGGTAGGTTCAGTCTCTATCACGTGTTGAGTGAAGAACGTATCGATCCGGAACTGTATCACGGAAGAATTGATGCGGAGAAGCTAACTGCTTTCGCTAAGTTGTTCTTTCAGCCCGATCAGGTAGACGACTTCTTTACGTGTGGCCCGGAACCCATGATGTTGAACATACGGGATACCTTACAAGCATTTGGTGTTCCTTCAAACAAGATACATCTTGAGTTATTTACCTCGCCTTTGGGTAAATTGGGTAATGAAACCAAGTCCGCGGCACCTGCAAAAAAGGCCAAAAGCGACCTTACGATTGTGTTGGATGGACATAGCCATGAGATTGCTTATGATTCCAATGAATCCATTCTTGATGTGGCTTATCAAAACGGATTGGACCTTCCGTTTGCTTGTAAAGGGGGCGTATGCAGTACTTGTGTTTGTAAGGTGGAGTCCGGAGAAGTGGACATGAAAGTCAACTACGCGCTGGAGCCTGATGAATTAGAAAGAGGCCTGGTATTGAGCTGTCAAAGCGTACCAGTGACTGATAAAGTGAAATTGACATTTGATGTATAG
- a CDS encoding sodium:solute symporter yields the protein MGAGISTIDLIVVGVYFVVVVAIGLWVARGTQSGEDLFLGGRSFGWGLVGLSLFASNISTTTIIGLSGAAYDTGVVGSVYEWMTGIPLAIAALIFIPLYLKSRITTIPEFLELRFDKRSRNFFSFITIFISILVDTAGGLYAGALVLKIFFPDLVLWHTTLVLALVAGLYTAVGGLKAVVYTDAIQAIILILGCAVLTFMMFEKLDFSWATVLASVPDGHLSMVQPADHETLPWPGLIMAVPMLGFWYWTTNQYIVQRVLGSKDLNNARWGVILAGFLKLIPLFIMVIPGAMAISLFPDLANADQVFPTAVINILPVGMVGIVLAGLISAILSSVDSTLNSASTLVVVDFVKAKKPDLSDKETVNYGRITTVILMVVAALWAPFIGNFGGIWAYLQQMFSIIVPPIAVIFLVGVFFKRGNGPGAFWTLILGTLGGVILFALAQMELWNLHFVYNIGIMVALSAVIFILISNATAPPSEEAIALTFKKELIAEETEGLPWFKDYRYQLTVLIACILIVLYLFW from the coding sequence ATGGGAGCTGGAATCAGTACGATCGATCTAATAGTCGTTGGAGTTTATTTTGTCGTTGTAGTAGCGATCGGATTATGGGTAGCCAGAGGCACACAAAGTGGTGAAGACCTGTTTCTAGGAGGTCGATCCTTTGGATGGGGACTTGTTGGTTTGTCGCTTTTTGCGTCAAATATTTCCACCACAACGATCATCGGATTGTCAGGTGCGGCTTATGATACAGGTGTAGTAGGGTCGGTCTATGAGTGGATGACGGGTATTCCGCTAGCTATTGCGGCGCTCATTTTTATCCCCCTTTACTTAAAGTCCAGAATCACAACCATTCCGGAATTTCTCGAATTACGTTTCGATAAGAGGTCTAGAAATTTCTTTTCATTCATCACGATATTCATCAGTATCCTCGTTGATACGGCCGGTGGGTTGTATGCAGGTGCGTTGGTGTTGAAGATCTTCTTCCCCGATCTGGTCTTGTGGCATACGACCCTGGTACTGGCTTTGGTGGCAGGTCTTTATACAGCTGTTGGAGGATTGAAGGCGGTTGTTTACACGGACGCCATTCAGGCGATCATTCTGATTCTTGGATGTGCGGTATTGACCTTCATGATGTTTGAAAAATTAGATTTTTCCTGGGCTACTGTTCTGGCAAGTGTGCCTGATGGTCATTTGTCTATGGTTCAGCCCGCTGATCATGAAACACTGCCCTGGCCGGGGCTGATCATGGCGGTTCCCATGCTAGGATTCTGGTACTGGACTACCAATCAATACATTGTGCAAAGAGTACTTGGATCTAAAGACCTCAACAATGCGCGTTGGGGAGTGATCCTTGCTGGCTTTTTGAAGCTGATCCCACTATTTATCATGGTGATCCCTGGAGCCATGGCCATCAGTCTATTTCCGGATCTGGCCAATGCAGATCAGGTTTTTCCTACAGCGGTAATCAATATTCTCCCGGTGGGAATGGTGGGTATCGTGCTGGCTGGTTTGATATCTGCGATCTTAAGTAGCGTGGATTCCACGCTGAATTCGGCCTCCACACTGGTCGTGGTAGATTTTGTTAAAGCCAAGAAGCCTGATCTATCTGATAAAGAAACGGTCAATTATGGGCGGATCACGACGGTCATCCTCATGGTTGTAGCAGCCTTATGGGCCCCATTTATTGGCAACTTCGGCGGAATCTGGGCGTACCTCCAGCAGATGTTCAGTATCATTGTTCCACCAATTGCTGTGATTTTCCTGGTAGGTGTTTTCTTCAAAAGAGGAAACGGACCAGGTGCTTTCTGGACGCTGATCTTAGGTACGCTAGGTGGAGTAATTCTATTTGCTTTGGCGCAAATGGAATTGTGGAACCTGCATTTCGTTTACAACATTGGGATCATGGTGGCCCTATCTGCAGTCATCTTTATCCTAATCAGTAATGCAACAGCACCTCCATCAGAAGAAGCCATCGCGCTTACATTCAAAAAGGAATTGATTGCAGAAGAGACCGAAGGACTTCCCTGGTTCAAAGATTATCGCTACCAGCTGACTGTTCTCATTGCCTGTATTCTGATTGTCTTGTATCTGTTCTGGTAG